Proteins encoded within one genomic window of Elaeis guineensis isolate ETL-2024a unplaced genomic scaffold, EG11 Super_Scaffold_1000123, whole genome shotgun sequence:
- the LOC140854562 gene encoding uncharacterized protein, which produces MASSTHLLPPMDRVSPERPEKKQKLTSEGSDEENRKSVSEGSGQEKTDSSDCGMATRYYYDNGLFDCEGESEEDSDGDLMMGALVAFLRGKFDLEGPEAEYWRECADFSELALEKYNKDHGTNYELVEVVRVNARGVAGVIYYITFTAKDAAAADGVPKVFQACVKDMIRTGVEVSLCRLKPANY; this is translated from the exons ATGGCGTCCTCCACACATCTTCTCCCTCCCATGGACAGGGTTTCTCCGGAACGACCGGAGAAAAAGCAGAAATTGACGAGTGAAGGATCAGACGAGGAAAATCGGAAGTCGGTGAGCGAAGGATCGGGGCAAGAAAAGACGGACTCCTCTGATTGTGGCATGGCCACGCGGTATTATTACGATAACGGT CTCTTTGACTGTGAAGGGGAATCGGAAGAGGATTCGGATGGTGATTTAATGATGGGTGCACTTGTAGCATTTTTACGGGGCAAGTTCGACTTGGAAGGACCTGAAGCAGAATACTGGAGAGAATGTGCCGATTTCTCAGAGTTGGCACTTGAGAAGTACAATAAGGATCAT GGAACAAATTATGAGCTTGTGGAGGTGGTCAGGGTAAACGCGCGGGGTGTTGCTGGTGTAATATATTATATAACCTTTACAGCCAAGGATGCTGCTGCTGCTGATGGTGTTCCTAAGGTCTTTCAAGCATGTGTGAAGGACATGATACGAACTGGTGTGGAGGTCAGTCTTTGCAGGCTTAAGCCTGCAAACTACTGA